A segment of the Leptospira barantonii genome:
CCAACTCTTTGTTAAACGGAAGAACGACTAAAAAATCGATTCCTTGTTTGCGAATCCATTCTTCCTTGTCGGCGAGGGTCATGAGACTTTTCATTTCCGGATTTTTTCCGAGAACGATCGCGGGGTTCGGATCGTATGTCACGACACAGGAAGCGAGACCGGTTTCCTTGGAAACCTTCAAAACCCGATCCAGAAGTGCCTGATGACCGAGGTGAATCCCGTCAAAATTGCCCAAAGTAACGACGCAGGGAGAATGAATTGTTTTTCCGGCTTGGTCAAGTGTATGGATTGTGATCAAATTCTTCCCGGTCCTGTCGATACTAAAAGTAGATGGTTTTGCACCGATTCATACTCGTTTTTTTATGTTTTACTTTTACCAGTACGGGGTTTCTCCAACCGGAAGAAAATCCGAAATTTAAAAAATTCATCAACTTCGATCATCAGGGCGAAGACGGAGCTCCTCTTCATACCGAAGATTTTAGAACATACTCCGAGCTTTCCACATGGGCGATTCACAACGGAATGCAGTTGGAAAGGGACAGAGGGGATTGGGCTCCGGGCGCAGGAACGGGTCGATTGCAGGACGGACTTTGCAGAATGATTCCCGAAGAAGGACTCCGATTTTATCTGACCGCGGACCCTTCCCGCAACGAACCTCTGTATGTTCAAATGGATTTAACGCAGTTTACGTTTACCGAAAGACCGAAAGGATTGAAACCGAGAGAACTTAGAATTTATATGAACGGCGTTTTGAAAACCACGGTTCGATTTCCGGGAGGAGGGGATTATTCTTCCCAATTTCCGGTTCGGTTTCGAGTAGATCCGGGCGAGTTGATCGAGGGGAGAATGGACTTTCGTCTCCTGCCGAACGCTGGGGAACTTGGTCGTTTTTGGGGAATCTGGGATGTTTTATACAACTATCGCCCGCAACAATAATACGCGTTCGTTGTTTGCTACGGGTTTTACGGAAAGTTCGAACTGAATTCTGCGGGGCTGATGGTCTTGAAATAGGAAGTAAGACCGGCGACTTTGAAAACCTTTTCGATTGCTGGTTTCAT
Coding sequences within it:
- a CDS encoding LIC10729 family protein — its product is MVLHRFILVFLCFTFTSTGFLQPEENPKFKKFINFDHQGEDGAPLHTEDFRTYSELSTWAIHNGMQLERDRGDWAPGAGTGRLQDGLCRMIPEEGLRFYLTADPSRNEPLYVQMDLTQFTFTERPKGLKPRELRIYMNGVLKTTVRFPGGGDYSSQFPVRFRVDPGELIEGRMDFRLLPNAGELGRFWGIWDVLYNYRPQQ